The genomic DNA TGAACTTAAAGAGTTTCTAGCGGAGCATGGTTTTTGTTAAAAACGGGAAGGATTTCGGTAAGGAGTGGCGAACCCATAGTATAGTCCGACGGAAAGTTAACCGGTACCATTTTTGGTACCGGTACCAAAAAACAACCATTCACTCAAGGAGGATAAGTGACTATGGACAAATTACGCGTAGGAATTGTTGGAGTGGGAGGCATTGCCAACGGGAAGCATATGCCAGCGCTGTCGAAGGTGAAAGAGGTAGAAATGGTGGCCTTTTGTGACCTGATCGAGGAACGGGCGCAGAAGGGTGCCAAGGATTACGGGGCTCCCAAGGCTACTGTCTACACGGATTACCGTAAAATGCTCGAGAAAGAGAAGCTCGATGTAGTTCATGTTTGTACTACCAATAATGCCCACAGTCCCGTTACAGTAGCTGCCCTTGAAAGCGGTTGCCATGTCATGTGCGAAAAACCCATGGCGATCAATACCCCTGAAGCGCAAGCCATGGTGGATGCGGCTAAACGCACCGGAAAGAAGCTAACCATTGGCTACCAGAACCGTTTTCGTGCCGATTCCCAGCACTTAAAGAAGATCTGTGACCGGGGTGACCTAGGGGACATTTATTTTGCTAAGGCCCTGGCAATTCGCCGGCGGGCTGTGCCCACCTGGGGAAGCTTCCTTTCCTTTGAGAAGCAAGGCGGTGGTCCGTTGATCGATATCGGGACCCATGCTTTGGATCTGACCCTGTGGTGTGTAAATAATTACGAACCTGCCTATGCCGTTGGTACGGTATATCATAAACTTAATAGTAAAGAAAATGCGGCCAATGCCTGGGGTCCGTGGGATCCGAAGGAGTTTACCGTAGAGGATTCTGCTTTCGGTTTTGTCGTATTCAAGAACGGGATGACTGTAATCCTCGAGTCCAGTTGGGCTCTTAACACCCTGCATGTGGGTGAGGCTAAATGCATCCTCTGTGGTACCGAGGCCGGTGCCGATATGGATGATGGTCTGCGGATCAATGGTGAAGAGTTTAGTCGTCTGTACACAAAGAAACCGGACTTTAATGTGGGTGGAGTAGATTTCTACGCAGGAAAGTCCAGTTCTCCTGGCGATGTGGAGGCAAGAAACTGGATCGATTGTGTCCTTAACGACAAGGAGCCTGTGGTACAACCTGAACAGGCCTTGGTAGTGACCAAAATCCTTGATGCCATCTACGAGTCGGCGAAGACTGGGAAGCCTTTTTACTTTTAGATCCCTTGGGTCACATCGCCCTACGGATCTAGGGGTTCTAGGTCCTTAATGAAGGTAGTCTATCATCTGGACCTTTACTTCAGTATTGATGTTAAGGGTGGGTAGCATATGCTGCCCACCCTTAACACATTAATGTGATTTCTTGCTTGATGCTCTACTCGGAACAACCTCTTGCACCCTTCGAGTTCCAGTGAGCTAGCCCTTCAATGCGGGATTTGGGCCGTGGATGTGCCGGTGCCCTGATGAAATATGGTTTAGAGGGGGCGATGGTATAAAAAGTATACAGGGCTATGACGCTTTCAGTAGAATTGTGCCGATTACCAAAGGGTGGTCAGACGATAAGAAGTATTACATTGAGACATCAACGGGGAAAAGATTACTGTTGCGGGTCATGAGTTTCTGTGAGTATGACCGCAAAAGGGCAGAGTTTGCAGTAATGCAGCAGCTTGCAGCTTTAGGTGTACCCATGTCACAGCCGATGGGTTTTGGCACATGCAATAAGGGAACGAGTGTGTATATGCTGCTGACATGGTGCGACGGAGAAGATGCCGAGATTATCTTACCGCTGATGACAAAAACCGAGCAATATGTGCTCGGGATCAGATCCGGTGAAATCCTCAGAACGATACACTCAATTTCTGCTCCCGGGGACCAGGAGGAATGGCGAGACCGTCAGAGACCGTCAAGTTAACTGTGTAAACTCCAAATCCTCCTAAGACTAATTTGTGACCCGTTCTCCAAAGTAGACAGTCAACTGTGAGTATATTGTACCCCAATTGCGCACTCCCCGGTTTAATGGTGATGACCACCTCATTGACTACATTGGAGGCAACCGTCATCTGTTAATTGACAGACCGCAATGCT from Limnochordia bacterium includes the following:
- a CDS encoding phosphotransferase; this translates as MPITKGWSDDKKYYIETSTGKRLLLRVMSFCEYDRKRAEFAVMQQLAALGVPMSQPMGFGTCNKGTSVYMLLTWCDGEDAEIILPLMTKTEQYVLGIRSGEILRTIHSISAPGDQEEWRDRQRPSS
- a CDS encoding Gfo/Idh/MocA family oxidoreductase, with translation MTMDKLRVGIVGVGGIANGKHMPALSKVKEVEMVAFCDLIEERAQKGAKDYGAPKATVYTDYRKMLEKEKLDVVHVCTTNNAHSPVTVAALESGCHVMCEKPMAINTPEAQAMVDAAKRTGKKLTIGYQNRFRADSQHLKKICDRGDLGDIYFAKALAIRRRAVPTWGSFLSFEKQGGGPLIDIGTHALDLTLWCVNNYEPAYAVGTVYHKLNSKENAANAWGPWDPKEFTVEDSAFGFVVFKNGMTVILESSWALNTLHVGEAKCILCGTEAGADMDDGLRINGEEFSRLYTKKPDFNVGGVDFYAGKSSSPGDVEARNWIDCVLNDKEPVVQPEQALVVTKILDAIYESAKTGKPFYF